The DNA region TTTCTTCTAGTTTATTATGGGCCATATTTAAGCCATAAGCAAATGGTAACTTTAGCTGCTCAGCTCGGTGTTTTTCTGATTTGTATATAATCTGAATGGTTAACCTGCTTTTGTCTGCTGTAAGTTTTTCAAAATTTAAGAACTCCAATTGCACCCCTATGGACATATTTTCCATTTCAAAAGTTCTAACGATTTCTTGATTGGGTACCACTTTATGAATGGTTCCGTTGGCCTTAAACATTATATTTCCCCCGTGTGAGGTTTCAAACGCATAACTTCCGTGATTTTTGTTTTCTAGTTTTAGTACCTTCGTACCCATCCACTGTGAGACAAACTCACCTTCGGTATATGCTTTGTACACTAGTTCTACTGGAAGGTCAAATTCCCTTGTTATGGTTAATTCTTGTTTTCCTTCTGAGGCATTGATTTTAGTTTTTTCTTCCATTGTTTATTTTGTATTTGATTGATGATTCTTCATAACAGCCTCCAAGGTATTAAATCGAGCGTCCCACATTTTTCTGAAAGGCTCAATAAAATCAGCTATTTGTTTCATACCGTTAGGGTTAAGCTCATAGTATATTTCTCTTCCTTTTTGTTCCTGTTGTAACAACTCACATTCCGTGAGAATTTGTATATGCTTAGAAATGGTTTGTCTGGAATAGTTAAAATTATCGGCAATTGCACTTGGTGTCATTGCACTCGTAGCAACCAATGTGATAATAGCTCTTCTTGTTGGGTCAGCTATGGCCTGAAATACATCTCTTCTTAATTTCATTACGCAGTTATTTGACTGCAAATATAAATGCAGTCATTTGATTGCGCAATTTTTTTAAAAGAAAATACTTTTCAAGTATGTTTGGGTACGTTGCAAGAAGTGGATGAGTGTAGTAAGTAAGTTATGAGTAAATGGAAAGAGCTTTCTATAAATAAAAGGCCATATGGTGGGAAGCAGTCTTATAATTTCAGTAATTAATAAGTTCTATTTGAATATTGTTGCTTTTACCATAATTCAGGACGCCTCGGATATCTATGGAAATATTACCTTCAATCCTTAATACATTATCGCAATCCTCTAAATCGAAATTAATAAGGTAATCCGGGTATATTTGATTGAGGTCATAAACTATTTGCTTAGCTAATCGTTGATTGCTTACATTAGTTTTGAATATTTCAACGGTACTCTGGCCTTCTATTTTTATACTCATTAACTTTTATTTTCATCAAAGTATGAAACAACTGATGATTGACCCCGATGGAATGGCTCTTTCTTTTACCATATATCACCCAAAGATTTATTTTAGACGGTAGCAATGCTATTGGTTACGCTTTGGTGCAAAAACTACGTTTGTTAACAATGGACCTATTACTATTGGAAAAATAACATTAGATATAATTGCTCTTGTTTTAAGGACAATAAAAAGCAACACCCAATACCTCTACAAAACCTACCAAAGGCATAAGCTATCCTATTTCCGAAAATAGGGACATTCCATATACCATTTTTTCGTGCAAATTTTATGGAAATGGCATATAATGGATAAATTTATTTCAGCCTGCATTAATGAACATCAGCACAAGGACCAGACCTAAAATAAGGAAGACTCGCCTTTTCATTTTTTAAGGATTATTAGTAATTCATCCAATCTGTCTAAGGTAGATTTAAGGCCCTCTTCCATTCCCATATCTATTATAGTTTCTAGATCT from Zobellia alginiliquefaciens includes:
- a CDS encoding methyltransferase type 11; translated protein: MSIKIEGQSTVEIFKTNVSNQRLAKQIVYDLNQIYPDYLINFDLEDCDNVLRIEGNISIDIRGVLNYGKSNNIQIELINY
- a CDS encoding SRPBCC domain-containing protein, whose translation is MEEKTKINASEGKQELTITREFDLPVELVYKAYTEGEFVSQWMGTKVLKLENKNHGSYAFETSHGGNIMFKANGTIHKVVPNQEIVRTFEMENMSIGVQLEFLNFEKLTADKSRLTIQIIYKSEKHRAEQLKLPFAYGLNMAHNKLEEILTNLK
- a CDS encoding ArsR/SmtB family transcription factor, with translation MKLRRDVFQAIADPTRRAIITLVATSAMTPSAIADNFNYSRQTISKHIQILTECELLQQEQKGREIYYELNPNGMKQIADFIEPFRKMWDARFNTLEAVMKNHQSNTK